The window TTGGAGACAGCAGCCCGGCACGCCAGCCTATTGTACAGAATTGAATGAAGCCGAATTAAAACAGGCACTTGCCAATGCTGAAAAAGGAAAAGCCCCTGCAATCAGAGATTTTATAATGGACAACCTGCTGAAACAAGATTCCTGGCCTTCTTACGAAGAAATTTTAGCAGGCAATCGTTTACATGAGATGGGAAAAAATCAGGATAAATTATAAATAGAATTTAAAAATAATCCAAATGGAAAATAAGCAAAATCCAACGGTACTCATTTTAGGTGCCAGCGGAACAATAGGCAGTCAACTAGTTAAAGACCTCAAAGATCAACCTGTTAACATCCGGATCACTTCCCGTAAGCAAAACGAGGTAGAGCAACTTTGTAGTGAAGGAAAAGACTGCAAGTTTCTTGATCTTGATGATCCACAAACTTTTGCGCTTGCGCTTGCCGGTGTTGATCGTGTTTTTTTATTGACAGGCTACACTGTTGGTATGCTCACCCAGAGTAAAACGTTGGTGGATGCAGCGAAAAAAGCAGGTGTTAGTCATATTGTACATGTTGGCGTATTCGCTGAATGGGATACCACAGACGCTCACTTTGCCTGGCACCAGATGATCGAAAAATATATTGAGGCAAGTGGGATTGCCTGGACACACCTTCATCCGAATATGTTCATGGAAGCTCTTACAGGTGCTTACCTACCAAAAAACCTTACTTTCACCGCTTATTGGAAAGATCGCAGGGTAGGTTATATTGCGGCAAGTGATATAGCTGCCGTTGCCGCTAAGGTTCTTATTGATGGCCCTAGACGGCATGCTAGCAAGGATTATTGGTTGAGTGTTGAAAGCCATAGTGGAAAGGAAATTGCCCAGCTAATGAGTGAGGTAACCGGACTTGAGATCAAATGCGAAGAAAAAGGCCTTGAAGAATTCAAAGAACTGATTGAAGCTTGGATAGCTAACGGTGCTGACAGTTGGTATGCAAGCGCAAACATCGAATTTGTTAAGCAAATGCTTGATGGAAGAATGTCGTACATGTCAATGGTCCAAAATGATATTCCGTACATCCTAGGCAGACCTGCAAAAACAGTCCGGGAGTATCTAGCTGAAAACAAAGAAGTGCTGGTAGCTTCAGCTAATCGAAAATAGTAAATCTAGTTTTGCTCACAGGCCAAGCATTTTGCCTGTGAGCAAAACTTAGGAAGTATTGTATATGACCCATCACCATATTAATGTTTCTCTGGTTTAAATGATACTTGCTTTTGTTGGTCTGTCTAAATGTATCCCATATAATTATTACCTCAAATCTGCGACCTGATTAGTATTAGATCATCGATTGCTCTAGCGCATGTATTATCAAAAAACGGTGGTTTTGATGAATCGAAATTTGTACTACCATTTTATTCGTCCAAAAAACAAAGGTAACCTTACCTCCTCTTAAAATTTTTAATTCTATGATGCAATATTTCAAGTAAATCATTCGTACTTACGCTCAGGATACCATCATTACTGCAGTTGCATCATCGGACAAGAATATAGTTACAACCATACCCACTAAATAAATTAGAAAAAAAGCTTTATAGTAGATCCGTTTGCGAGTTTAGAAGCATAGGCTGCAAGCCAATCAAACAATCCCTCTATCCTAGCAGCCTCGGCTAGCGAAATCATTCCTAATAAAAAAAAATAAACATTGGTTCACTTTGTAATTCCTGAAAAGCCTTTAGATAAGCATATTAACAAAACAGCAATAAAAGCCTGCACCGGCAAAAGCCCATATATATTCTAGAATCTTGAAGGGCCTTATAATTACTCCTGATATAGCGAGGAATAAAATTAGGAGGATAAACGTGGTATTCATTTCTATTGGTTTAGGTCCAAAAATTTAATATTATCGACTGCATTCAGTGAGTTATACATCCTACTAAGTTCCTATTTCCCTACTTTAATTTTTCTTTTTTTAATAGGGTAAAAAATTTATTTCGAACATACAAAACAAAAAAAACGTTTTTCACTTTTAAGATAGGTCAACAAACAACTTTTGTTAGTTAAAGAAACGAGGAAAATTTAACAAGCCGTTTAAGTTTAAATCCTTTTAGCTAAAAAACCGTTTGTGTAAGCAAGACATTTTACTTCTAATCAATTAAGAGAATTAATACCTGATGATTAATCAACCTCAATCCGAACGTTTCAGCAGAATTATCAGAAAACTATTTGTATTCTTTTTGATATTTACTTTTATAGTTACAACCGGGTCGTTTATACTTCGCCACACAATTACCACAAAACTAGATCGCTTAAGTAATCAACTACAGCAGCCATGGCAGCAACCGGCAATAAATAGGTTACTTGTTGATTTAAATCTAACAGAAAATCGGTTTCAACAGGCAAGTGCAAATGGGCAAATAAGTGATTTAGAAACTTACAAAAACCACTTAAAGGATATTTTTGCGAAGATTGAAAAAATTATTCAATGGTATAAAGTTGACGGAAATAGTAAAATACCAAAGAGTAAGCAGCAAATAGCACTTGCACTTCAACAAAAAATTGCGGTCTCGCAACAATTATTTGATCTTCAAAAAAGATTTACATCACTGCTCGAAAATACAACTTTAGCCTCCATTAAAGATCGGTCTGCTGAAAATGAATTTGGTAAGCGTAAATTGCAAATTGATACTTCAGTTTCTGTTTATAAAGAACCGACTAAAAGAAGTTTGATTAAAAGGCTGAAGGATGCCGTAGAAAATACTACCAATGTAAAAGTTCTTACTATTAAACAACCTAAAAATTCGGATAGAGTTGAGATTCAACCCAATCAAAACGATCTATTAAGAACATTGGGGCAACAATATGCCCGCTTAGGCCAATCGAACCAAGAAATGATTTTGGCAAATTTAAATTTGCTCACTGAATTGCGACAGCTTTTGCTGGATGTTCAAGGCATTGAGCGGATAGCCTATGAACAAAGCCGCGAAAAGATACTCGAAGAATACCAATCCACTTCGAGAGATTTAAACACATTTACCGGCATCGCATCATTTTTCATATTAATATTTATCATCATTCTGATTTTTTATATCAGGGAAGCCTCCGGTGCAGAAAGGCGATATATCATGGAAAATTCAAGGGCTGTGAGACTAGCTGGCCAAAAATCAGAGATACTCGCAATTATGAGCCATGAGATTCGCAATAAATTAATGGCAATAAATGGTGCTGTCTTTATGCTTAAAAGAACAACATTATTACCAGAACAGGAGAAGAAAGTTATTTCGATTGATTTATCTTCATTTTTGCTTCTTGAAACAGTGAACAATGTACTTGATGTTAGCAAATTAGAGCAAAGTGCTGCCGAATTAAAGATAAATCCATTTACACCCTATCAGGCAATTAGTGATTCTGTTGAGGCAATGCGTTTTATGGCTGAAAGGAAGGGTATTAATTTGAATTTTGAATTTGAGGGGGTGAAGGATTTGACCATAAATGGAGATGATTTACGGCTTAAACAGGTGCTCATAAATTTATTAAGCAATGCGATTAAGTTTACCGATAAAGGGTATGTAAGTTTATCAGCTCAACTTCAGGAGAAAGGGAATGCATTTTTGCTTGTCGTAATGGTAAAAGACACTGGTTCTGGTATTCCCAAAAATAAACAGGCCGGTCTGTTTACACCTTATTATCAAGCTGGCGGCCACAAGCAAGGAACTGGGCTGGGTTTGTATCTTTGCCGACAATTGGTAAGGCTTCAAGGCGGAGAGATCGAAATCGAAAGCGATGAGGGTAAGGGTTGTGTGGTTAGTTTTTCCATACCCTATTAATTTGTTTATAATTAATCTAGATTTAAATACAAAATGCGGAAGGTTTATCTAAAGAATGGAACAGTATTTTATTATAATATTTAAGATCCTTATTTCCATTTCTGTAAGATAAAGTTACCTTTGAAGCGAGATAACCAACATAACGAACAATGTCTTTTAAGATTAAGATAACTTCTACCTACAAATTTAATGAAGAGTAAACTCAACTGCATTGTAATTGACGATGATCCTGAGGTAAGTAATTACGTAAGTGAGTTTGTTCGCGAAACTTCTTTCCTTCATTTGGTGTCGGTGCATAATAGTCCTGCAGAAGCCATTGATATTATTGGTAGCTCGGGTATTGATTTAATTATACTTGATATTAATCTTCCGGGGATTGACGGGATGAGTTTTGCTAAAACACTTTACGATCAATATGGAAAGGATATGCCGAGAATAATATTTATAAGCGGTTCTGGCGACCATGCCTCAGAAGGTTATAAAGTTGATGCCATAGATTACCTTTTAAAGCCTTTTACTTACGAAGATTTTTATAAAGCAGCTTTTAAAGCAAAAAACTATCCCCTTACATTAGCTCAAAAAAATGAGACAGAAGAATATATCTTCCTCAAAGTTGAGCATGAATTAATTCGTATAGCCATCAATGAAATTCTATACGGAGAGAGCCAGAAAGACTACATTAAAGTTTTTACCAAGAGCGGAAAAATGATAACTGCGCTTTCAACCATGAAAACAATGGAGCGTATTTTACCTCCGGATCGTTTTATGCGAATACACAGATCTTTTATTGTGGCATTAGATAAGATAGATGCAATCCAACACAATACAGTCAAAATCGGTAAAGCGGTCATTCCTGTTACAGATCAATATCGCCAGCAGTTTAAATTACATTTTAAAGCCTGGCTCTAATCCTAAATTGCCAAATTATTTCGACGATTACTTTAAGCCTTCTATCGGACGGATAAGGCATTCTGACGAACTTATTTTCGGTTAAAGACACAAATAACTTTCTTTGAAGTGTTTATATGAGGGCTAGCAAGTCTTCTAACTAAATTGACACGACCATGAAAAAAATATTTTTAGTTATCGAGGTTGCCGCAAATGTATTTCTAATCAGAATGCGAGATCAAAAAGTGAGTTGAAGAAATAATCAAACGCTTATTTCAATCAGTTGCTGTATTAATTTGCCCTTATGCAGTCTTCCAATAAGCTGTTCTAACCAATAAAAGTGAGACTTTTTTTTAGAATCTAAAATATTGTTCAAAAACGGATTACCCTAGTCTTAATGTAGAAAATTTTATAAATGAATTGCTCTATACTAATCTTAAATCAATAAAAATAAAAACACAGAAAAATGAATATCAAATTTACAAAATCAACAATGCTAGTTGCTTTGTTAGGTTTATCATCCCAATTGTTTGCACAGGATACCCCGACCACGTCTGGAAGATTTGGAAAGCAGTCACTAAGAACTTGGAGCGTAGGTGCTCAAGGAGGTATTTTTAGTCAAAATACTTTTTTAGGCGGTCAAAGTCTAAGGGCTAGAGAATTCAAAAGCATAGGTTATGGCGCTTTCATTAAAAAGCAAATTTTACCAGCTTTAGGCTTACAAGCTGATTTTTTAAGAGGTGAAATTAAAACCGCAAATTATGCAGGACAAACTACGCTTGCAACAGGTCTTGAGCAAAAAAATAGTATCAACTATGCTGGATCATTAACAGCAGTATTAAACATTGCTAACTTTAGCCTAAACACTGAAAACGCAGTATTAATTCCTTATATCAAGGCTGGTGCTGGTTATATGTCTTCAGATTCACAAGTTGGAAATACTGAAGTTTTTAATGAAAGAGAAGGTTGGTACATCCCAACAGGAGTTGGATTTAAATTCGGAGTTTCTAAAGGAATCAATATTGATTTAGGTTACGACATCAACTTTATCAAATCTTCTCCAACAGTTAGAAATGCTTACAATGGAAATAGATACTCATATTCTCACGTAGGTTTAGAATTTGCTTTAGGAAACAATGAAAATTCACAGTTACAAAACTACAGTGCAGTAGCTGATTTACGTAAACAAAGTGCTGAAGAAAGTGCAGAATTAAGAAGATCATTATCTACAGCTGAGCAAAATGCACAAAGAGATAGAGCGCAATATGCAAAAGATTTAGGTGATGATGATACTGATGGTGTTGCAAATAAATTTGACAAATGCCCAGGTACTCCTTCAGGAACTGTAGTTGATGGATCAGGTTGCCCATTAGCAGCTCCAAAAACTCAAGTGATTAAAGAAACTACCGTAATTACTGAAGCAGATCGTAAAGTGGTTAGAGATGCAATTTCTAATTTAGAATTTGATTTAGGTAAATCTACTATCCGTTCAAAATCGAATGCAACTTTAAATCGTGTAGCAGCATTATTAATGGAGAAAAACTTTAGTTTAAAATTAGCTGGTCACACTGATAATACTGGTGGCAGAGAATTAAACTTACGTTTATCAAAAGAAAGAGCTGAAGCAGTAAAAGCTTATTTAGTAGCTCAAGGTGCAAATGCATCAAGAGTTGAAGCTGTTGGTTACGGTCCTGATCAACCAATTTCTACAAACAAAACTGCAGCCGGTCGTCAAGAAAACCGTCGTGTAGAATTCACCTTGTATTAATCAGCAACATCCAAACTATAATTATATAAATTCAAAATCATGAAAAAGTTTTTAGCGACAATATTATTATCAGCAACTACAATAATTGCTGCAAATGCTCAAATTCAAAAAGGCAATGT is drawn from Pedobacter mucosus and contains these coding sequences:
- a CDS encoding NmrA family NAD(P)-binding protein, with amino-acid sequence MENKQNPTVLILGASGTIGSQLVKDLKDQPVNIRITSRKQNEVEQLCSEGKDCKFLDLDDPQTFALALAGVDRVFLLTGYTVGMLTQSKTLVDAAKKAGVSHIVHVGVFAEWDTTDAHFAWHQMIEKYIEASGIAWTHLHPNMFMEALTGAYLPKNLTFTAYWKDRRVGYIAASDIAAVAAKVLIDGPRRHASKDYWLSVESHSGKEIAQLMSEVTGLEIKCEEKGLEEFKELIEAWIANGADSWYASANIEFVKQMLDGRMSYMSMVQNDIPYILGRPAKTVREYLAENKEVLVASANRK
- a CDS encoding sensor histidine kinase, with protein sequence MINQPQSERFSRIIRKLFVFFLIFTFIVTTGSFILRHTITTKLDRLSNQLQQPWQQPAINRLLVDLNLTENRFQQASANGQISDLETYKNHLKDIFAKIEKIIQWYKVDGNSKIPKSKQQIALALQQKIAVSQQLFDLQKRFTSLLENTTLASIKDRSAENEFGKRKLQIDTSVSVYKEPTKRSLIKRLKDAVENTTNVKVLTIKQPKNSDRVEIQPNQNDLLRTLGQQYARLGQSNQEMILANLNLLTELRQLLLDVQGIERIAYEQSREKILEEYQSTSRDLNTFTGIASFFILIFIIILIFYIREASGAERRYIMENSRAVRLAGQKSEILAIMSHEIRNKLMAINGAVFMLKRTTLLPEQEKKVISIDLSSFLLLETVNNVLDVSKLEQSAAELKINPFTPYQAISDSVEAMRFMAERKGINLNFEFEGVKDLTINGDDLRLKQVLINLLSNAIKFTDKGYVSLSAQLQEKGNAFLLVVMVKDTGSGIPKNKQAGLFTPYYQAGGHKQGTGLGLYLCRQLVRLQGGEIEIESDEGKGCVVSFSIPY
- a CDS encoding LytR/AlgR family response regulator transcription factor — protein: MKSKLNCIVIDDDPEVSNYVSEFVRETSFLHLVSVHNSPAEAIDIIGSSGIDLIILDINLPGIDGMSFAKTLYDQYGKDMPRIIFISGSGDHASEGYKVDAIDYLLKPFTYEDFYKAAFKAKNYPLTLAQKNETEEYIFLKVEHELIRIAINEILYGESQKDYIKVFTKSGKMITALSTMKTMERILPPDRFMRIHRSFIVALDKIDAIQHNTVKIGKAVIPVTDQYRQQFKLHFKAWL
- a CDS encoding OmpA family protein; the protein is MNIKFTKSTMLVALLGLSSQLFAQDTPTTSGRFGKQSLRTWSVGAQGGIFSQNTFLGGQSLRAREFKSIGYGAFIKKQILPALGLQADFLRGEIKTANYAGQTTLATGLEQKNSINYAGSLTAVLNIANFSLNTENAVLIPYIKAGAGYMSSDSQVGNTEVFNEREGWYIPTGVGFKFGVSKGINIDLGYDINFIKSSPTVRNAYNGNRYSYSHVGLEFALGNNENSQLQNYSAVADLRKQSAEESAELRRSLSTAEQNAQRDRAQYAKDLGDDDTDGVANKFDKCPGTPSGTVVDGSGCPLAAPKTQVIKETTVITEADRKVVRDAISNLEFDLGKSTIRSKSNATLNRVAALLMEKNFSLKLAGHTDNTGGRELNLRLSKERAEAVKAYLVAQGANASRVEAVGYGPDQPISTNKTAAGRQENRRVEFTLY